TCCGCCACCATTGCTCAAAACAAGCGCGCGCGTTTCGAATACTTCATTGAAGAAGAGTTCGAGGCGGGCCTGTCGCTGCAAGGGTGGGAAGTTAAATCGCTGCGTGCAGGCAAAGCCAACCTCAGCGACAGCTACGTGACGTTCCGTGACGGTGAAGCCTATCTGTTTGGCGCCACCATCACCCCGCTCAACGTGGCTTCGTCGCATGTGGTGTGCGATCCGACGCGTACCCGTAAACTGCTGCTGAACCGACGCGAGCTGGATACCCTGCTCGGCCGCGTCAACCGCGAAGGTTACACCGTGGTGGCCTTGTCCCTGTATTGGAAAAATGCCTGGAGCAAGATCAAGATCGGCGTAGCCAAAGGCAAGAAAGAGCACGACAAACGCGATGACATCAAAGATCGCGAATGGCAGACGGCGAAAGCCCGTATCATGAAGCACGCCAATCGTTAAGCCGCTGGCTTATCGAGGTAAACTTCTGGTATACTGCAAAAAGTTACTTGGGGCTGATTCTGGATTCGACGGGATTTGCGAAGCCCTAGGAGCATGCCGAGGGGCGGTTGGCCTCGTAAAAAGCCGCAAAAAAATAGTCGCAAACGACGAAAACTACGCTTTAGCAGCTTAATACCCTGCTTAGAGCCCTCTCTCCCTAGCCTCCGCTCTTAGGACGGGGATCAAGAGAGGTCAAACCCAAAAGAGATCGCGTGGACGTCCTGCCTGGGGCTGAAGCGTTAAACTCAATCAGGCTAGTCTGTCAGTAGCGTGTCCATCCGCAGCTGGCCGGCGAATGTAAAGATTGGACTAAGCATGTAGTGCCGACGGTGTAGTAATTTCGGACGGGGGTTCAAATCCCCCCAGCTCCACCAAATACGTCGCCAGTGAACCAGATAGACCCGGCGATAATAGCGAAAAAGCCCACAACTTCGGTTGTGGGCTTTTTTGTTTTTGTCGCAATCCGGGGCCAACCCCACGGCCCAGGTTTCCCTGGGCCGACAAAGATTAGTGATCCAGATAGAGGTAATGCAGCCAGCTGGTCATGCGCAGCAGCACTTTGCGCATCACGGAGACGTGCTCGAAGTGCCCGGTATAGACCGCTGCCTGGGCGCTCAGGCCCTGCAGTGCGCCGCTGGCCTGGTAGCTGCCGTCCGGTATCGCCGGCAACACCCGGCTTACGGTGCCGCCATAAACCTGCCCCGGCAAGCCGTTGAACACCACCTCGGCCTGGTCCCCCTGCGCCAAGCGCAGGATGGCGTTCTGGCGGAACACCGCCACCACCTGGCGCTTTTGCTGCGGGATAAAGATCATCACCGGTTTGAAGGGCAGACGAACCGCCGCCGTGCCCGGCCGCGCCAGCACCTGCGTGACATAACCATCGCTCGGCGCACGCACCACCGTTTGTTCCAGGTTGTAACGCGCTTCGGCAATCTGCGATTTCAGGCTGGCTATCGTGGCGTCTTCGCCGTCATAGCGCCCGGACAACCGCGCCTGTTCCTGCTGGAACTGGGCTTTCGCCGCCTGCAGCGCGGCGGATTGCGCCTGGTACTGCTGCTGCGCATGGCTGACGTCCTGCTCCGAGAACGGGTTGACTGGCATCGCCGCCCCTTTCGCATAGCGCTGGTAGTCCTTACGGGCGCGCTCGTATTCTGCGTTCGCCCGCTGCACGTTGGCGGCGGACTCGCTGAGCGCCGCCCGGCGCGTTCTGATCTCCGCCTCCGCCCCAGCCAGGTCCGCCTCCAACCTGGTGAGCCGCGCACGGTAGCGGCTGTCGTCGAGACGGAACAGCACCTCGCCTTTACGCAGCAACACGTTGGTTTTCTCCGTCACCTCAACGATCATGCCCGAGACCTGCGGCACCATCGGCACCGACACGGCAATTTTCTGCGCTCGATCGCTGTACGGATGGTTGTAGTTCATCGTCAGAATCAACGCGCCGACGATAACGATCCCGCCGAGCACGGCGGTCGGCACGGTCCATTTGTTGACCGGGATGCGGAACAGTTTAAATACGCCGTAGCTCAGCGCCACGTAGCTGAGAATAATGAGTAAATCCATAGGCTACGCTCAACTTACCGTAGAGCCAGGAACCGCCGTCGGCTTTTCCTGCGGGCGTTGCAATTCGGCTTCGAGCAGCACGATGCGCGCCTGCAGCTCCGTTGAAGGTTCTGCCTTCTCACTCATGCCCCAGCCGCGCTCCGGCCGATAGAGCGTCGCCCAGATCCACAGCAGTGGCCAAATAGCGTGCAGCGTAAACAGGCTGACCCAGCCGGCGACGTGAATCGCATCTTGATGCGGATGCTGGCGCTTTTTGGCCAGCAAATAGGGAATGTCATGAATAATAATGACGCCGTAGAATAAAATCAGGAATACCGCAATCAGTACGCCTAAAGCAAAATAATTAAGAAACATGTAAAGCCCTGGTTGGTCATAGCGGAAATAAACGAGGTTTATAGCGTGTTATATTGTCTGATGTCGTTGGCAATGGTATCGATGGCATTCTTCACGTCGGTGACTTTAAGCTGCGTTTTCTCGTTATTGAGATTTTCCCCCGAAGCCTTGCGCACCACTTTAATGACCGGCTGATTAGTCGCCGCATCGATAAACTCGCCTTCCATATAGACCGCGCTCTCCATGGTGCGATGGCCGGTTACGCTTTGCGTCGCGGCGATCAGCAGTGTGATCGGCAAGACTTCATAGATCTGTAGCCCTTTCTTCTGCGTGTCGATCGCCGTGATGGCGCCGCGGAAAATCAGGGTATGCTCGCGCGGCATGTCCACCAGCGTAAAGTGGGTACCCATCGCCTGCTTAAACTGCTGGTTGGTGTAATTCAGGATATTGTCGAGTGCGCGCTGGCTCACCATCTCGCTCGGTTTCGGCCGCGGGAAATAGATCATCGGTTGATAAACCAGATATTGATAACGGGAAAAATCGACGTTCTTATCCTTCCAATATAAAACGTCTTTGCCGGAGGCGGATTGACCTTTATTAATATCGTTATAATTGGTCAAAAAGGTCGAGTACTTTTCTTTTTCGGTCACGGCGGAAGAGCACGCGGCCAGTAATAACAGCGCAGGCAAAATAACCGCTCTTGTCACTTTCATTGACGGGTTTCTCTTTATTTTAGTGGATAGCAAATAATCAAATCGAATGATACCCAGCCGTCCGCGATAAGTCATATGACAATGCCGCCAAAGGTGTATATCATTTTTGATATACAAACTCACAAGAGCCGGCCAGTGAAAGAGAAAGACTTCCGCATTGAAGAACTCAGGATTGTCCGCATCATTGCCGAAACGGCGAGCGTCAGCAAAGCGGCGCAGCTGTTGGATATGCCGCAGTCTAACGTGTCGCGCGCCCTCACCGCGCTGGAGCGGCGGCTCGGACTGGAGCTGTTCCTGCGCGGCCCGCGTACCCTGGCACTGACCGAATTCGGCGAGCAATTCTTGCGGCGCGCCTCGCAGTTGCTGGACGAACACAGCGATCTGCTCGATATGGCCGGCACCTATAAGCGCAGCCTGAACGGCATGGTCACGCTCGGCGCGCCGATCGGCATCCACGCATTCCTGGCTAGCTATTTGCTACCGCCGCTGCTGCACGCTGCGCCGGCGCTGACTGTCGATCTGGTGACCCGCAACCCCGACGAACGCGAGAAAAAGTACGGCGCAGTGTTCGACAGCGACTGCGATTTGCTGATCAGCTTTTTCCAGCCGCAAAACGAAAGCCTGATCGCCAGGCCCTTTACCCGTTTTCGCGTCGGGCTGTTCGCCGCGCCGGATTACATCGCCCGCTCGCCGCTGAATGAGCTGGATGAACTGCCGCAGCATCGCTGCATCACCTTGCGCATGCTGGGCGGCATCCGCAATACCTGGAGCGGCTACAATGCGCAGGGGGAATTGGTACAGGTCGAGATCGGCGGCGCCAGCGTCTGCGATAACATTCTGCCGGCGATCGAGCTGGCCAAACAGGGCCTGGGCATCGTCTACGCCCCGTATTATTCCGTCGCCGCCGAGCTCGATGCCGGCACGCTGCTGCCCTGCCTGGCGCGCGAGCGCGGCATCGATATGCAGGCCTACCTGATTTACCGCCGGCGCGGCGTGTTGCCGCACCGCGTGCAGGTGACGATGGACAGCATCATGGAAAGCGTCAAACTGCACGCGCACCGGCTGATATAGCCCAAAAAAACCCCGCCGCAGCGGGGTTTAACGCTTTATTACTCTCTCCAAATTCAAAAATTTATCAATGCCATCATCGCATATTTTTCCTTTATATATCGAGAGATTAATCTTCATTCCAATCCCTCTCTACTATTTAGCGGGCAAGAATATTTAATGAGTTCAATAATTGAATATCGAGTGTTTCAGTTGCAGGAATTGGTAGCCCGTACGCAATCCGGTAATTTTTCACAGACTGCCTTGTGGAAGGCCCCATAATGCCGTCAATATTCCCGTTGTAATAACCTTTGTCCAGCAAAGCGAATTGAACCCGCATGATTAAGCGCTTACGCTTCTCTGCACCAGAAGTCAGCCCATTACTTGCACGGTTAGCTTCTGTAGTTCCAACAGAATTCGTAGTAGTAGAGTTGTTATTGTCGTTAGAACGAAGCGAACGCACAGAGGAAGAGGACGATGAGGAACTTGTTCCTGAACTTGAAGACCCTGATGAGCTTGGTGAGCTGTATGTTTTTGTATAATAAGGAGTGCTGCCACCATAGTACCCGCCACCTGATGATGAACGGTGAGAACTATGGCTCCGATGGGAGCTATGACTGCGATGCCCTGCAATGTAGAATGGAACTTCGGTGTTAAGTGGGGCTATCACTAAATCATGTTCATTAAGAGTCATACCAGGCAAATCACTTGATCCGGTAGATGAATCACTTGCCCATACAGAATTATTGAGTGCCAAAAATCCCGGAAGTAGAGCAGCAAAATTAAATTTTTTCATAAAATTGGTCTCGGTGGTTGATGAAAACGGCCTGTTGAGGAACTGAAATAACCAGCACAGGAAGACTTCTGAGTGCATTCATCACATTCTTTAGGATAGTAATTTTTCCAATCAGAGATCGACTGAGCAGAAAACTCCCAGGCTCTTTCAGGAAGATGACACAAAGGATAATTAAAAATTATTAGAGGTATGCCTGATCTGTGTGCAGCGTCTATGGCGGAGGTTATTTTCTCACTATAACTGCTGTGCTCAATGAAGATTGTTGACCAGTTCTTTCGCGCCCAACCGATAGATTCCAGCCCCATAAGGGAAATCTGATTGATGTTAGAGAACACACGGCCAACGAACTCTACAATATCATCCAATTCTGTATAGTTAGCCAGTGTCGGAATAACTCTAAGTTCGATATTAATCCCTGAGTTTCCTGCATTGATTAACCCCTTAACCGTTTCATTAAATGCACCATCACTCCCTACAAGATGATCATGCACAAGTGGTCTTGATGAGTAGAGCGGGATACCAAAGGTGATTTTGATCTTTTTGCTTCGCTTTGCCATTTCCTGAGTAAAGTTGGTATCAGCGAATTTGCGTCCGTTTGTTAAAACATGCAAAGCAGTATCTGGTGAATTCTCGATGATAAAATCAATGAAGTGAAGGAAATCATCTCCATACAGCAAAGGTTCACCACCGCTGACCCCAACAACGCCATTCAAACCAAATGAAGCTATAGCAAGAGCTGATTGGGTAAGTAGCCAGTCATCATTTGCTTTCTTTGGTGGCTGGGAACAAAACAGGCACAGGTTATTGCAGCGTTCCGTTACTAAGACAGTATTATGATTGGCTCTGCGGGACAGAATTACACGTACCATATTGCCATTGTTGATTATCCCAATATCTCCATCTTCAATTGACTCAAATAATTCAGTACTAATAACAGAGTAATTAAAGCATGGCAGAATGACAGCATTATTGCCTTCAGCAACCACCAGCAAATTGGGCAAAAAGAATAAAGGATTCACTGGTTTTTGTTTGCATAACCGATAGAACCCCGTGGGCACATTCTTTTTTGAAGCAAAATGAAAGATATCGTTCCTGATAACCTCAGACATATGCCCATCCTTTTAGCATCTCAGCCTTCAGGCCACCTTCTGAGATGCAATTCATCAGATACCTGAACATCCCCTTGTGATATTGACAAAACGTTGAACGACTCCTATCACCTACAGGCTCGCCCTGCACACTTATATTCTGGCATGGATCTGCACCGCAAAATGGTTGATATGCGCATGTATCACAACCAGGTAGAGCAAAATTGAACGATGAACTCAATACCGCGTTATAGTAAGGACTCGTTGAAAATGATAACGTTTTAACCTCCCCCGCACTAAACTCCGTTTCAGGATTTACCTTCTGCAACATACGACTTTCATCGCTACCATATACTCGGCCGTCATAATTGAAAAGAATACTGTTTAGCACGACCCCACTTGGGGACTTCAAATCCGCATAACCACTAAAGCCAGGATTGAAGATTCTTTTCAGATGAATGGAAGCTGAATGTTCCACAACCCTTATTCCTTCATTATTGATCTTAAGGATTTCATCTATCAGCGAGGCATAGAAACCGAAGTATTCGTCCATAGAAAAAGTGAACGATGCTTTTTGTGCAAATCCATAGGGACTAACAGGTCGGATAAACATATCCTTGAGGCCAAGAGATAAGTGAGCCTGGACGATCGATTCAGGATGCCCGATAAGATCTTTAGTAACTGTAGTAACCGTTGCAACGCGACCAGCGCCTAAAGACCGTTTGATAGCCTCTACCCCTGACACTGTTCTACTAAAAGCAAGCCCATGACCAAGAATTCGATTACTGTTGTGAACAACTTCCTCACCATCAAGCGAAACAGAGAACGTGATGTTCCTATCTCTCGACCATTCAAGCATATCCTCATTCAAGACAGACAGGCTTGATGCTACCACCATCTCAAAATCGGTGCTTCCCAACGTTTCAGCACATTGCTCATAAATGGACTGAATTAAATCGAACCGCAAGAGTGGCTCTCCACCCTGTATCTCTATCTTGTAAGGTGGCGTTGATAGTTTTTTGATAGTCGAAATAATATCAGGGATGAGATCGGGATTTAGATCATAACCAGAGGCGTTCACAGAAGCTCTACTGACCTGGCAATACTTGCAGGTATGATCACAGCGTAGTGTGGGCACAATCATGAAAATTGGTCTGACCGCAAGTTCATTCATCAATCGTTTTGCAAAAGCGGCACTTAAAGCATAAGGGGTTAGTGCAGATGAGCTTTCGGTGGTTATGAAAAGCTTACTTTCCAGTGCGTTTGATTGCTCCGCACTGATTTGCTCATTGGCTAGATCAAGCAGCTCTTGCTCATCGATGAAGTGATGAAAACCAGCGAGATTGCTTATAAAGACCTGTCCATTTGGCAATCTGTCAAAATTGAAGGGCATCAATTCCATTACGAAAGCCTTTCATCGATACTACGAAGCACTTTATGGACAATAGAATCTCTCAAAGTCCCTGTTTTATGATGTAACTTTTCTCGCAAAGTGTAATCATTCAGCAGCCTCTCGAATTCATAGAGGCATTCGGGGCTATCGCTTTCAAAAGAGATTGTCCAAGAGGATATATCCTCACAGAGTTTCCACTGGGCAAGCGGAGTCATCCAGTATAGACTACTGCGCACAACCCATTCAGAATAAAGATCTTTTTGACAAATCACTTCGTACATCACCATTACCTTCCAAAAACAATAATTAAAAATGAAATCATTAACAAATCATGAATTTATTATATTAGTAGCAATCAAAAAACCTTACAGAATACATTACCAAATGTTAACAGCAGATTGGTGATTCGGAAAGTGATGGAGATCACTAGTAAGCACAAAGATATATTCCCATGACGACGGCGACCCGATTGAACCAATGAAAATCACGTGTATTCTGATATATATATCAGCCCAACCCCAGCCACCCCACCAAATAAACCACCAGTGCCCCAGATAGATCCGGCGATAATAAATAAAGAAGCCCACAACTTCGGTTGCGGGCTTTTTTGTTTTTGTTCTTCACTAACGTGTCAAAGATCGTTCCAGTCCGGCAGCCTGTTCGCCTTTTTCCGCCTGTAGTGGAAAAGCGCCATAAAAAAGCCAAACAACAGGCCGGCGGCGAGGCTTAATGTCAGGGCCTCTTCACCGGTGTATCCCTGATTTTTCCATATCATGAACCACATCAGCACGCCCCACAGCGGGCCAAACCAAATGCCGAAGAACAGCATATTCAGCCAGAAAGGCGCAAACGGCGGCGGTGGCATATTCACGTCCATTCGCCACAGCAGGCGCAAGATTGGCGGCGCGTAGTTGCTCCGCCACATCTTCTTTTCCTCCATCAGCGCTATCGCTTTGTCCCTTCGTTGTTCAAACGTCATCGTTCGCTTCCTTTCAGTGGAAATTGCCTATCCAGTGAGATGATACGTGCTTAAGCCCCATTCCCAAATATCCGACATGCCCGCAGGCATGCCGGACGCTACCTCACCGCCCCTCTTTCTCCCCCAGGAAGAAATACCACAGCGGAATGGAAAGCAGCAGGGTGAACACCAGCGTATACAGCAGCACCATCAGGCTCTGCATGATCACCATCTGGGCGCTCCAGGCGCCGATCGGCAGTTGGAACTGCTCGACGGTGCCGCCGAGGATCGCTCGGCCCATCACGCAGCCGACTGCTACCGCCACAGTCGCCACCGCCGCGCGGAACTTACGCACCTCGGCGCGGCGGGCGGCCGCTTCCGGCGTTTCGTCCCGGTGGCCTTGCCGCTGGCCGCGCCAGCGCCACACGTCCACCAGCAGCAACGCCACGAGGCTCACGCCCATCACCGGCAGGCAATAACCCAGCGCCGCAGCCACCAGCAGCGTGACGGCACGCGCCGCCAGGGAAAGCGCCAGCCAGGCGGCAATCAGCGTATGCACCGGATGCTGTGCCCCCGCCGCCGGGCGGCGACTCCACCACATGCGGTAACCCAACGCGACCATCAAGCACAGCCCGAGGCCGAACGCCGCCAGCAGCAGCTGATTCGGCAAGCCGAACAGAATGCCCATGTGGGCGTCGATGCCCCAGCGGGTCAGCTTGGCGATGAGCGGGAAGGTGTCGAACCGCACCTGGTCGACAACGGTGAAGCTTTGCGGTGCGATGGCAACCGCGTCCACCTGCGTTGGCCAGCTGCGATCCACTTCGGTTACCGTCCAGGCCTTGCCCTCGCCTTTCGGCTGGCGCAGCTCAACCTTGGCAGCGTCGATCCCGGAGGCGCGCGCGGCGTGCAGCGCCCGATCCCAATCACCGTTCAGCGCATTGCTCTGCGCGGCAGGGCCCATCTTCATGCCCGGCATCATCCCGCGGTGCTCGGCGTGCGGATCGGCCGGCGTCTGCGGCGCATCGGCCTGCAGGCTGGTGTTGACCTGCGGCGTCAGCCAGCCCAGGTTGGCCCGCAGCGCGTCGATGTTGCCGCCGGCCCACTGCGACCAGGTCAGCCCGGTAGCCGAGAAGAACAGCAACCCGGCCAGCAATGCCACGCCCAGCGTGACATGCCAATGGCGGCTGGCGGCGAAGCCCCCTTTAGCCCTTTTCAGTTTGCGCTTCGGCCGCGTCGTCAGCCACAGCGCCACGCCGCCCAGCGCGGCCACCCACAGCCAGGAGGCCGCCAGCTCGCTGTAGTTGCGGCCCAGATCACCGAGCAGCAGGCTGCTGTGCAGCTTGTCCAGCCAAGTGCGCAGCGGCAGCACGCCGGAGGTGCCGTACACCGTCATATCGCCCTTGATCGCCAGGGTATAAGGATCGACAAACAGCGCGCGCGACTCGGAAGCGCCCAGATCGGCGCCCGCGAACTGTACGCGTGTGGTGTCCATTGCACCGGGCGCCGGGCGCACGGCGTAAATGCGCGCCTCGTCACCCACCGCGCGGCGGGCGGCGGCGATCTGGTCAGCCAGCGATCTCGCCTGCCCGTGCGGTTCGGTGAAAAGCGCATCGCGATACAGCGCCTCTTCAAGCTGCGGGGTCAGCACATACAGCGTGCCGGTCAGTGCAGCGACCAGAATAAAAGGCGCGACCAGCAGGCCGATATAAAAATGTAGCCGTCTGATCAGGTTCAGCATCGCGCCACGCGGCGATGCGGCAGGTGGAGTTTTGGTTATTGAGGTCATGGCCTTTCTCGTTTTTCAAACTGTGTGCGCAGGCAAACCGTCCGCAGCGATACGGACGGCGTTACCCATGATCAAGCAATAGGGAAAAACGGTTGGCCGGGTGGCCCACGCGGGCTCGGCCGCAGAGTCAGGCGCCGAATGGGCGGAGAAACGATGCGCGGCACGCAAGGCAGGCGCGCGATGCGCGCCATCAGCCACAGCAGCGGGACGAATGTCCACAGCAGCAGCGGCACGTGGATCAGCAGCTCGCAATAGCCGCAGAAAATCATCTCCGCAGGATCCATGCCGTGGTGGCCGGCATGCTCGGCGGCAGGCATCGCCATCGCGTGCATGTCGTGCGGCATGGCGGCGTCCGTCTGCGCCATGCTGCCCATCATCGGGTGGTGCATCAGCGATTTCGACACCACCGGCGCCACAAACAGCAACAGCACCGCCATAATGGCGATGCAGGCGGTAACGCGTTGCTGTAGCTGACGTGGCACTCTCATCACGGCGGCGAATTAACCCGGTCGGTGGCGAACAAGCGGCCAGTGTAACCCGCGACGCGCGATGAGGTGAACGAAAAGAAAAGTCAGGTTTGTCTTACGCGCCCCCGGCGAGGGCGATCACAGCACCCGCGAATAGACCCGCGAGGCTTCGCCCCAGGGGTGATACCCGAGCCCGTTATAAACGAAGCCGCTGCGCTCGTAGTAGCCTTCCAGATCGGTGCACAGGTGCAGTTGCGGGAAGCCCAGCCGGCGGGTTTCCGCCGCCACATGCTCAATCAGTTTGGCGCCGCAGCCCCGGCCGCGCTGCGCTTCCTCTACGTAGAGCGCGCACAGCCAGGGATACAGTTCCCCGCGGCTGATAAAGTCGTTGGTGATAAGCCCCGCGCAGCCGAGGATCCGGTCATTTTCCATCAGCAGGTACCACTGCGGCAGCGGATTGGCGGCGCCCAGGCTGCGGTTGATAGCGTCTTCATACATTATCAGCGTCTCTGCCGTGGCCCAGCGCCGCTGAAAATACGCAATGGCACGCGGCGCCAGCTCAGGCGTGTGCCGCACCGAAATCATGTCCATCATCATTCCCGTTATTCATGTTGTCAGCGTAGAATTATGCAGCACTATGCACGGTAAGGCAGCGGCATTCCGCCGCCGTCATTCCCCCTAAGGAGTCATCATGACGCAAAACATCTATGACAATCAGGCCTTCTTCGACGGCTACGCGCAGCTCAGCCGCTCGCAGCACGGCCTGGACGGCGCGCCGGAATGGCCCGCCATTCGCCGTATCCTGCCGGATTTGCAGGGCAAAAGCGTGGTCGATCTCGGCTGCGGCTACGGCTGGTTCTGCCGCAGCGCGCGCGAACAGGGCGCCGCCGACGTGCTGGGGCTGGACGTCTCGGAAAAGATGCTGGCCAAGGCGCAGGAGATGACCGCCGACGCGGGCATCGAGTACCGTCGGCAAGATTTGGCGCAGCTGCAGCTGCCGCCGGAAAATTACGATCTGGTCTACAGCTCGCTGACGCTGCACTATCTCGAGGATCTGCCCGCCCTGTTCGCCACGGTTTACGCCACGCTGAAACCCGGCGGGCAGTTCATCTTCACCGCCGAGCACCCGATCTACACCGCCCCGGCGCAACAGGGCTGGCTGACCGACGGCAAAGGGCAGAAATCCTGGCCGGTGAACGGCTACCAGCGAGAAGGCCAGCGCGTTTCCAACTGGCTGGCGGAAGGTGTCATCAAGCAGCACCGCACGCTCGGCAGCTATATCAACCCGCTGGCGCAACAAGGCTTTATCATCCAGCATTTGAACGAATGGGGCCCCAGCGCGCAGCAAATCGCCGCTAACCCGGCGCTGGACGAAGAGCAGGAGCGCCCGATGATCTTCATTCTCGCCGCCCGCAAACCCGCACGATCCTGATCTGAACCACCCGCAGTAAACTATTCACACCACTACAGTTGGGGAGGCAGCCTCCCCCCAACGGTTATTATGCCGGCAACGCCGCCCCGTGTGCCGCGAAATGCGTCAGCGCCTCGCCCTCCATGCGATAACGCACCCACTCGCCCTGCGGCTGCGCGCCGATGCTGAGGTAGAAATCGATGGCTGGTTGGTTCCAGTCCAGCACGCTCCACTCCAGGCGGCCGCACTGCCGCTCACACGCCAGCTTGGCGATGTGCCGCAGCAGCTTTTTACCGGCGCCCGCGCCGCGATGCTTCGGCGCTACGTACAGGTCTTCCAGATAGATGCCGTTTTTACCCAGCCAGGTGGAGTAACTCATAAAGAACACCGCATAACCCGCCGGCTCGCCGTTCACCGTACAAATCAGCGCTTCGGAACAGGCGCCCGGCCCAAACAGGCTGCGTTCGATATCTTCCACGCTGGCCAGCACCTGCTCGCGCGCCTTTTCGTACACTGCCAGCTCGATAATCATATCCAGAATCAGTTTGGCGTCGCTTTTTTGCGCCGGGTAAATCTCAATGGTCATGGCAAATCCCGTGTGAGTTGATGGCTGTGCTTGCCAGCATATCGCGCCTCCAATACTGTATGAACTGCATTTTTATCAACAGGTAATGAATGTTATGCATCTGGATTTGAAGCGTCTCGATCTCAACCTGCTGCTGGTGTTCGAAGCGGTCTATCGGCTGCGGTCTGTGACGCGCGCCGCGGCGGAGCTGGCTCTCAGTGCGTCGGCGCTGAGCCACGCGCTGATCCGGCTGCGCAAGGCGCTGGCGGACGAGCTGTTCTACCGGGTCGGCAACGACATGCACCCGACGGTGTATGCCGACAGCCTGGCCCCGACCGTCAGCGAAAGTCTGGCGCTGCTTTCCAAAGGGCTGCATCCGCGCCCGCGCTTCGTCCCCGCCGAAAGCCGGGAGAGCTTCACCTTCGCCATTACCGATTACACCGCCTTCGCGGTGTTTCCCGCGCTGATGGCGCAGATGCAACGCCTGGCGCCGGGGCTGTCGTTCCAGCTGCGCTATTCCGAGCGCAAGGTGGCGCTGAACGATCTGCTGGCGGGGCGCATCGACTTTGCGCTGGGCTTTACCGAAACCGACGGCGAAAGCTACCCGGAGATCGACGAAGTGAGTTGGCTGGAGGATGAGTATGTGGCGGTCAGTTCGCCCGCGTTCAGCGTAAAATACGGCGCACTGACGCTGGAAAACTACCTGCGGGCG
The sequence above is drawn from the Serratia sp. FDAARGOS_506 genome and encodes:
- the hxsD gene encoding His-Xaa-Ser system protein HxsD encodes the protein MYEVICQKDLYSEWVVRSSLYWMTPLAQWKLCEDISSWTISFESDSPECLYEFERLLNDYTLREKLHHKTGTLRDSIVHKVLRSIDERLS
- a CDS encoding DUF6404 family protein, encoding MTFEQRRDKAIALMEEKKMWRSNYAPPILRLLWRMDVNMPPPPFAPFWLNMLFFGIWFGPLWGVLMWFMIWKNQGYTGEEALTLSLAAGLLFGFFMALFHYRRKKANRLPDWNDL
- a CDS encoding DUF2534 family protein, producing MTSITKTPPAASPRGAMLNLIRRLHFYIGLLVAPFILVAALTGTLYVLTPQLEEALYRDALFTEPHGQARSLADQIAAARRAVGDEARIYAVRPAPGAMDTTRVQFAGADLGASESRALFVDPYTLAIKGDMTVYGTSGVLPLRTWLDKLHSSLLLGDLGRNYSELAASWLWVAALGGVALWLTTRPKRKLKRAKGGFAASRHWHVTLGVALLAGLLFFSATGLTWSQWAGGNIDALRANLGWLTPQVNTSLQADAPQTPADPHAEHRGMMPGMKMGPAAQSNALNGDWDRALHAARASGIDAAKVELRQPKGEGKAWTVTEVDRSWPTQVDAVAIAPQSFTVVDQVRFDTFPLIAKLTRWGIDAHMGILFGLPNQLLLAAFGLGLCLMVALGYRMWWSRRPAAGAQHPVHTLIAAWLALSLAARAVTLLVAAALGYCLPVMGVSLVALLLVDVWRWRGQRQGHRDETPEAAARRAEVRKFRAAVATVAVAVGCVMGRAILGGTVEQFQLPIGAWSAQMVIMQSLMVLLYTLVFTLLLSIPLWYFFLGEKEGR
- a CDS encoding DUF2946 domain-containing protein, producing the protein MRVPRQLQQRVTACIAIMAVLLLFVAPVVSKSLMHHPMMGSMAQTDAAMPHDMHAMAMPAAEHAGHHGMDPAEMIFCGYCELLIHVPLLLWTFVPLLWLMARIARLPCVPRIVSPPIRRLTLRPSPRGPPGQPFFPIA
- a CDS encoding GNAT family N-acetyltransferase; the encoded protein is MDMISVRHTPELAPRAIAYFQRRWATAETLIMYEDAINRSLGAANPLPQWYLLMENDRILGCAGLITNDFISRGELYPWLCALYVEEAQRGRGCGAKLIEHVAAETRRLGFPQLHLCTDLEGYYERSGFVYNGLGYHPWGEASRVYSRVL
- a CDS encoding bifunctional 2-polyprenyl-6-hydroxyphenol methylase/3-demethylubiquinol 3-O-methyltransferase UbiG — protein: MTQNIYDNQAFFDGYAQLSRSQHGLDGAPEWPAIRRILPDLQGKSVVDLGCGYGWFCRSAREQGAADVLGLDVSEKMLAKAQEMTADAGIEYRRQDLAQLQLPPENYDLVYSSLTLHYLEDLPALFATVYATLKPGGQFIFTAEHPIYTAPAQQGWLTDGKGQKSWPVNGYQREGQRVSNWLAEGVIKQHRTLGSYINPLAQQGFIIQHLNEWGPSAQQIAANPALDEEQERPMIFILAARKPARS
- a CDS encoding GNAT family N-acetyltransferase: MTIEIYPAQKSDAKLILDMIIELAVYEKAREQVLASVEDIERSLFGPGACSEALICTVNGEPAGYAVFFMSYSTWLGKNGIYLEDLYVAPKHRGAGAGKKLLRHIAKLACERQCGRLEWSVLDWNQPAIDFYLSIGAQPQGEWVRYRMEGEALTHFAAHGAALPA
- a CDS encoding LysR substrate-binding domain-containing protein, which produces MNVMHLDLKRLDLNLLLVFEAVYRLRSVTRAAAELALSASALSHALIRLRKALADELFYRVGNDMHPTVYADSLAPTVSESLALLSKGLHPRPRFVPAESRESFTFAITDYTAFAVFPALMAQMQRLAPGLSFQLRYSERKVALNDLLAGRIDFALGFTETDGESYPEIDEVSWLEDEYVAVSSPAFSVKYGALTLENYLRARHLVVTPWNEQRGVIDYQLDKLGLQRDIAIRTPSLLGAPFIVADSELVMSMPRYAAQKLRQAAALDIHPLPFPVPPYQIKIYLHRKNGRPEACRWLQQQLQALAAL